From Synechococcus sp. A10-1-5-1, a single genomic window includes:
- a CDS encoding sodium:solute symporter family protein, whose amino-acid sequence MTRIDWAIVIGYLVASLFVGLWLARRNRSEADYFVAGRQLKGWLAGASMAATTFSIDTPLYVAGLVGVRGLAGNWEWWSFGVAHVAMAVVFAPLWRRSGVLTDAALTELRYGGATAAWLRGIKAFLFALPINCIGLGYAFLAMAKVSEALGLAPTPQAKVTLLAIVALLVLIYTAAGGLWAVVVTDLLQLVLALMGAIAVSVAAVHAAGGMDALLESIRGLARPELLSLVPWQVEGGRLQWLDGAGISIATFSSYLALQWWSFRRSDGGGEFIQRLLATRDEHEARTAGWVFLAVNYVLRSWPWIVVALAAVVLLPNQTDWEQSYPLLAVQLLPPVALGLVVVSLVAAFMSTVSTSVNWGASYLTHDLYQRFVRPQASEKELLLVGQLASVLLVVCGVLTALMSNSIGTVFRLVIAMGTGPGVVLVLRWFWWRVNAAAELAALLGGFLIGFSTSVVPVLRIDDYGIRLLVTTLLTAVLWLLAMLATPPESPEVLESFVRLVRPPGPGWTQWRRRTGVSADETLSGLLLLLIAGCALLFGALLGIGGFLLKLQFWGWGGLVLAVVGALLLRRGSGRVPAEG is encoded by the coding sequence ATGACCCGCATCGACTGGGCCATCGTCATCGGCTACCTGGTGGCGAGCCTCTTCGTTGGCCTCTGGCTGGCCCGCCGGAATCGGAGTGAGGCCGATTACTTCGTCGCGGGTCGTCAGCTCAAGGGTTGGTTGGCTGGTGCCTCGATGGCGGCCACGACCTTCTCGATCGATACGCCCCTTTATGTGGCCGGTCTGGTGGGGGTGCGCGGTCTCGCCGGTAACTGGGAGTGGTGGAGCTTCGGCGTGGCCCACGTCGCCATGGCTGTGGTGTTCGCTCCGCTGTGGAGACGTAGCGGCGTCCTGACGGATGCGGCCCTAACGGAACTGCGTTACGGCGGGGCAACGGCCGCCTGGTTACGCGGCATCAAGGCGTTTTTGTTTGCCCTGCCGATCAACTGCATCGGCCTGGGCTATGCCTTTTTGGCCATGGCCAAGGTGAGCGAGGCCCTGGGCTTGGCGCCCACTCCTCAGGCCAAGGTCACCCTGCTGGCCATCGTGGCTCTACTGGTCTTGATCTACACCGCTGCGGGGGGACTCTGGGCGGTGGTGGTCACGGACCTGCTCCAGCTCGTCCTGGCCTTGATGGGGGCCATCGCGGTGTCGGTGGCGGCGGTCCATGCGGCCGGGGGCATGGATGCCCTGCTGGAGAGCATTCGCGGTTTGGCTCGGCCGGAGTTGCTCTCTCTGGTGCCCTGGCAGGTCGAGGGGGGACGACTGCAGTGGCTCGATGGCGCTGGGATTTCGATCGCCACCTTCAGCTCTTATTTGGCTCTGCAGTGGTGGAGCTTTCGCCGCAGCGATGGCGGTGGCGAATTCATTCAGCGGCTGCTCGCGACCCGCGATGAGCATGAGGCCCGCACCGCCGGTTGGGTCTTCCTCGCGGTGAACTATGTCCTGCGTAGCTGGCCCTGGATCGTGGTGGCGTTGGCCGCCGTGGTCTTGCTGCCCAACCAGACCGACTGGGAGCAGAGCTATCCCCTGCTGGCGGTGCAGCTGCTGCCCCCCGTGGCCCTGGGGTTGGTTGTGGTCTCGCTGGTGGCTGCCTTCATGAGCACCGTCAGCACCTCGGTGAATTGGGGGGCGAGCTACCTCACCCATGATCTTTATCAGCGCTTTGTTCGGCCTCAGGCCAGCGAGAAGGAACTGCTCCTGGTTGGTCAGCTGGCTTCGGTGTTGCTGGTGGTCTGCGGTGTGCTGACCGCCCTGATGAGCAACAGCATTGGCACGGTCTTCCGTCTGGTGATTGCCATGGGAACCGGACCGGGAGTGGTCCTTGTCCTGCGCTGGTTCTGGTGGAGGGTGAATGCTGCGGCTGAACTGGCGGCGTTGCTCGGGGGTTTCTTGATTGGCTTCTCCACCTCTGTCGTGCCCGTTCTGCGCATTGACGATTACGGGATTCGTCTCCTGGTCACCACGCTGCTGACGGCGGTGCTGTGGCTGCTGGCAATGTTGGCGACCCCGCCGGAATCACCGGAGGTTCTGGAGAGCTTCGTTCGGCTGGTCCGTCCTCCGGGGCCTGGTTGGACCCAGTGGCGCCGCCGTACGGGAGTGAGTGCCGATGAAACCCTGTCAGGCCTGCTGCTGTTGTTGATCGCCGGTTGTGCCTTGCTCTTTGGTGCCCTGCTTGGAATCGGTGGCTTCCTGTTGAAGCTGCAGTTCTGGGGTTGGGGTGGTTTGGTTCTGGCGGTGGTCGGTGCGTTGTTGCTGCGCCGGGGCAGCGGTCGTGTGCCGGCGGAGGGATGA